In Pseudomonadota bacterium, a genomic segment contains:
- the rpmB gene encoding 50S ribosomal protein L28: MARVCQITGKRPRTGCNVSHANNKTRRRFLPNLQNHRIWVESEKRWVRLRISTKGLRIIDKLGIDEVIADLRRRGIKV, encoded by the coding sequence ATGGCTCGTGTATGTCAAATCACCGGTAAGCGCCCGCGGACGGGGTGCAATGTCTCGCACGCGAATAATAAAACCCGACGGCGATTCTTGCCTAACCTCCAAAACCATCGGATTTGGGTGGAGAGTGAGAAACGTTGGGTCCGCTTGCGGATCAGTACCAAGGGATTACGCATTATCGATAAACTCGGCATCGACGAGGTCATCGCCGATCTCCGTCGCCGCGGCATTAAGGTTTAG
- the radC gene encoding DNA repair protein RadC yields the protein MPINDWPPAERPREKLLAKGPRSLSDAEIIAIFLRNGVRGKTAVDLAREMITGFGGLRALIDATHSEFCRTHGGGTAKYVQIQAALELGRRYLEEKLTRGDALCNPEDTHRYLNASMRNLPHEVFACLFLDTRHRIICFEELFRGTLDAASVYPREVVKRALLHNAAAVILAHNHPSGIAEPSSADKALTERLRSALELIDIRVLDHFVIGEGDIVSMAERGLM from the coding sequence ATGCCGATCAACGACTGGCCGCCGGCAGAGCGCCCGCGGGAAAAACTGCTGGCCAAAGGCCCACGGAGCCTATCCGACGCCGAGATCATCGCTATCTTCCTGCGTAACGGCGTGCGCGGGAAAACCGCGGTGGACTTAGCGCGGGAGATGATCACCGGCTTCGGAGGTTTGCGCGCCTTAATCGATGCAACCCATTCGGAATTTTGCCGCACCCACGGTGGCGGCACGGCCAAATACGTACAGATCCAAGCGGCGCTTGAGCTCGGGCGGCGTTACCTTGAGGAGAAGCTCACCCGCGGAGATGCCCTGTGCAACCCCGAGGACACGCACCGTTACTTGAACGCCTCGATGCGCAACCTTCCGCATGAAGTCTTTGCCTGTTTGTTTCTCGATACGCGACACCGTATTATCTGTTTCGAGGAGCTTTTCCGGGGGACTCTCGATGCGGCCAGTGTGTATCCGCGCGAGGTGGTTAAACGCGCCCTCTTGCACAATGCCGCGGCGGTCATCCTTGCCCATAACCACCCCTCGGGGATCGCGGAACCGAGCAGTGCCGACAAAGCGCTCACCGAGCGCCTGCGGAGCGCACTAGAGCTGATTGACATACGGGTACTCGACCACTTCGTTATCGGGGAGGGTGATATCGTGTCCATGGCGGAACGCGGTTTGATGTAA